TTCATCTCCTAAATTCTATTGTATCCCCGCTAGCCTAGAAATCGCCGATGATAGCGCCAATCCAAGCTAAGGTTCATGTCACAAAGAACTGCTCCTCTGGGCAACGTTAATCAGTATATCACAAACGTCTAGTAGAAGCAAATGCCTGTTCGACTAGAACGTTATAATTTCATCTTGGCTGCTTCCGCATCCAGTTTGATTTGAGTGATCAACTCGTCGATCGATGAGAATTTACGCTCGGGACGAAGGAATGCAATAAGTTCGACATTCATATGCTCGCCATAAATTTGCTCGGAAAATTCGAATAAATGGGCTTCAAACGATGGTTTTAACTCTCCGGTTGTGAATGTTGGCTTAACGCCGATATTCATCACACCGTTATAAGTTTGCCCGTTAACCGAAGCTTTAATCGCATAAACGCCGTTCGTGGGGACGACATAAGATTCATCCAATTGCAGGTTAGCTGTTGGAAACCCGATCGTTCTTCCCCGCTTCTCTCCATCCACAACGATACCGCTTATACTATAGGGACGCCCAAGTAGTCTCGTAACTGTGTCAATATCCCCTTGGTGCAATGATTCACGAATGAGTGTGCTGCTAACTTTTTCGCCATCCATATGAAAGGGTCTCACCACTTCTACTGAAAATTTCCCGTGACTCAACTCACAAAGTGAATCAGGGGTTCCTTTGCCTTGATAACCAAAAGTAAAATCAAACCCGCATATGACACTGTTCACCCCGAGCAAGTGCAAGACTTGATCCACAAACTGCTCCGGTGTTAACCTCATTAAAGAAGCATCAAACGTGACAATGTACGTATGACTCACACCTAAGGACGCAAACATTTCCATTTTCTTTCTCATCGGTGTAAGCAGTTCAAAGTATTTATCTTTGCCCATAACCGCTCTCGGATGAGGAGAAAAGGTCATAATGGCCGTTGGCAGCCCAAGCTTCTTCCCTGTTCGCAAAGCTCGTCCAATGACTTCCTGGTGTCCCAAATGAACGCCATCAAAATCACCGATTGCCACAACTTGCTCGCCAACAAAAAGGGGCGAACCATCCAAATCAATGGGATATGAGATTGGAATCACTTGCATATGTTTTCATTCACCTACCCATTTCAACCTGTCCCTAGACATTTGTATTAAAGAAAAACTTTGACTGGGACCAGGGCTTGGCTAGCACTTTTCCATTCAAATAGACCCAGAAAACGTTGATCCGGCGAATACGCGCGGACGATGCTTTGAGAATGCTCGATATCCCCGCGAATCACTGGGGTAACGGTCCTCACAATCTTCTTCCCTTGCAGGGCATTCGCAGCTTCTTGAGCTGTTAGTACAACAGATGGAATATGCGCAATCGCTTCATCCATTGGAATCATCTGCGCTTGCAGGTCATTTTGCGCTTTCAGTTGAGCAATTTGCTCAAAGGTCAAACATTTCTCTTGACGAATGCTGCCCGTTGAAGTTCGAATCAAACTCTGCATAACTGCCGGATAACCCAACGCTTTACCGATATCTACGCATAAGGTTCTTATGTAAGTTCCTTTGGAGCACAGGGCGCGGAAATGGATTTCCGGGTGCTTCTGCTGTAAATCAATGCGCAGGATGTCCAAACGATAGATCGTCACTTTGCGTGATTTCCGTTCCACTTCTTTGCCTTCTCGGGCTAATTCGTAGAGACGTTTCCCATCTATCTTAACAGCGGAGTACATCGGAGGAACTTGCTCGATTTCGCCGACGAAAGATTCAAGAATCGAACGAACATTCGCTTCTTCTAGACGAACCTCGGAAACTTCCTCCGTGATCGTACCCGTCATATCTTCCGTATCTGTTGACAGACCGATTCGAAGTACAGCCTCATATTCCTTGGGAAGATCTTGAATATATTCTACCATCCGCGTTGCTCTGCCAATGCATAAAGGCAGAACTCCAGTAACTTGTGGATCTAATGTTCCCGTATGGCCAATCCGCTTAATCCCTAATATTCCTCTAACTTTGGCAACAACATCGTGAGATGTGAAGCCAGCAGGTTTCCATACAGGTAGAACGCCTTCTAACGTCATATCAGCTTACTCCCTACTTCCTGGACCATTTTGGCAACGGCTTCATCCAATGTCCCATGGATTGTGCAGCCTGATGCGCGAACATGACCGCCTCCACCAAGTGATTGCGCAATGGCCGCAACGTCAACAAGTCCTGAAGAGCGAAGGCTGACCTTAATGACGCCGACCGACTTCTCTTTAAACAACATCCCAACTTCGACACCTTCTACATTGCGCGGATAGTTAACTAACCCATCCAAATCATCACTAGAGGCTCCTGTTTGCTCCAAATCCGACAAAGAGACAGCAAGCCAGGCAAGTTTGCGATCATTGGCAAATGAAAGCGTTGATAACGCCTTTTGCAGAAGTACGATTTGGGAATAGGTGACTCTTTCCAACACTTGCTCAGCAATCTCGGCACCTCGCACACCAAGAGCTAACAGCGTTGCCCCCATCTGCATAACTTCAGGAGACGTATTGGAATAACGAAAACCGCCTGTGTCCGTTAGCAAACCCGTATAGATGCAATCACCAAAGGTCAAATCAGGCTGCAATCCCATATATATCGCTAAATCATACAAAATTTGAACGGTCGCCGCTGCATCATGCTTGATCAAATGACATGATCCAAAGTTATCGTTCGTCGGATGATGGTCAATATTGAGCAACTGCGCTTGGTCGTCAAAAAGAGTGCTGATCCTACCTATTCTGGAGAAATCAGCACAATCTACACTTATTATGGTTTGAAACATTTTATTGGGTTTTGCTTGGCTGTAATCAAGAACCTGATCACTGCCCCATAGATAGGAAAATTTGGAGGGCATAGCGCCCTCATTGATCATGGAGAAGGATTTGCCTCGTTGAGTCAAAATCCAGCCCATGGCATACGTAGAACTGGCGGCATCTCCATCTGGTTGGATGTGAGATACCACCAGGAATTCATCATGCTGCTCGATAAACGCAGCGGCTGCTGCCAGCTGCTGGCTGTATTCGGGTGCATGGTTCATTCCGCTGCTCATACGTTTGGATTCCCTTCATGGTTCAGCTTGTGCAATAAGTTGTCGATATGACTTCCGTAGTCGATCGAAGCATCGAACTTGAATTGCAATTCCGGGATCTTGCGCAAACGAATTCGTTTGCCTAGTTCGGAACGAATATATCCCGTACCCACGGAAAGTGCCTTCAATGTCGCTTCTTTCTGTTCTTCTGTTCCCATCACACTTAGAAACACTTTTGCTAATGATAAATCATTCGTTACATCTACCGCGGTCACTGTAATGAAACCAATACGCGGATCTTTCAATTCGGACTGTACGATTTGGCTTAATTCTTTTTTAATTTGCTCGCCAACTCGACCTACACGAACTCTAGCCATTTGTCATCACCTCTCAACGGACTCCATGATGAAGGCTTCAATAATGTCGCCCTCTTTAATATCATGATAACGCTCCAGAGATATACCACATTCGTACCCTTGTGCCACTTCTTTTTGATCATCCTTAAATCGTTTCAAGGAGTCAATTTTACCTTCGTGAACAACAATGCCGCTGCGGATCAAGCGCGTTTGCGCGTTACGAGCAATTTTGCCTGATGTAATCATACAACCAGCAATTGTACCTGAACCCGTAATTTTGAATACGTTACGAACTTCAGCTTGACCAAGTACAACTTCTTTAAAGATTGGATCCAGCATACCTTTCATGGCTTGCTCGATTTCTTCAATTACGTTGTAGATGATGTTATGCAGACGAATATCAACTTTTTCTTGATCAGCTGTTGCTTTCGCAGCAACTTCAGGACGAACGTTGAATCCGATAATAATCGCATTGGACGCAGAAGCCAGAATAATATCTGATTCCGTTATCGCCCCAACACCGTTGTGAAGGATTTTCACGCGGACGCCTTCGACTTCAATTTTCTCAAGGGAGCTCTTCAGTGCTTCAACCGAACCTTGAACGTCACCTTTGATAATCACATTCAGATCTTTGATTTCGCCATCTTTAATGTGTTTGAAGAGGTCATCCAACGTTACACGGGAGTTAGCCGTCATCTCCGATTGACGAAGTGCAACTGCACGACGTTCAGCGATGTCTCTTGCTTTGCGTTCATCTTCATAAGCAAGGAATGGATCTCCTGCTTGCGGAACTTCCGTAAGACCTGTAATTTCAACAGGTGTTGACGGGCCTGCTTCTTTCAAACGCTTGCCTTTATCGTTCACCATCGCTCTTACGCGGCCAAAGCACACGCCTGCAACGAAGCTGTCTCCAACTTTGAGAGTTCCGTGTTGAATAAGAATACGGGCAACAGGGCCTCTACCTTTATCCAACTCAGCCTCAATGACTGTTGCTCTTGCCCGTTTGTTCGGGTTAGCTTTGTACTCCTGAACTTCTGCAACCAGCAAGATCATCTCTAAGAGATTCTCAAGACCGATCCGTTGTTTTGCGGAAATTTCGCAGAAGATCGTATCGCCGCCCCACTCCTCCGGAACCAATTCATAAGCGGTAAGAGCTTGCTTGATTTGATCGGGATTTGCGCCTTCTTTATCAATCTTGTTCACAGCAACGATAATAGGAACACCAGCTGCTTTGGCATGGTTGATCGCTTCAACCGTTTGTGGCATAACGCCGTCATCTGCCGCAACAACGATGATCGTAATATCCGTTACCTGCGCACCGCGGGCACGCATTGTTGTAAACGCTTCGTGACCAGGTGTATCGAGGAACGTAATTTTCTTATGGTTAACTTCAACTTGGTATGCACCGATATGCTGCGTAATACCGCCGGCTTCGCCTTCGGTTACGCTAGTTTTACGAATGGCATCAAGCAATGTCGTTTTACCGTGATCGACGTGTCCCATAATCGTAACGACAGGAGGACGTTCAAGCAAATCTGCTTCATCATCGATTTCTTCAAAAGTCTCGAAGTTGTCTTCTTCAACTTTAATTTTAATTTCAACTTCAACACCGAACTCCGACGCGATCAATTGAATAGCTTCCAAATCCAACTCTTGATTGATCGTTGCCATTGTTCCCAAGAATAACAGCTTCTTGATCACTTCAGAAGCATCTTTGTGAAGCAATTTCGCCGTTTCACCAACGGTCATGCTGCCACGAACGATGATCTTCTTAGGTGTGTTGTCGATTTTTTCTTTCTTAACTGTATCTTGCTGATATCGGCCTCTGTTGTTGCCGCGTTGGTTCCCTCTGTTTTGTCCACCAGGTCCCCGATTTCCGCCTGAACGATTATCATCAAACCGTTTAGGTGTTGGTTTGGACTTCTTCGTTGTAATAACGCCAGCTTTCGCTGCTGCATCATCCAACTCGGCTGCCGTTGCGCCAACATGGAATTGTGGTTTAGCTTCTTGAACAACAGGTCTTCCGCTTTGGTTGTTGTTGCGGTTGTCAAACGGTTTGGATTGACGATTAGGACCTGCGCTGCGGTTCGGCCCTGCATTTTGTGGACGGCTGCTGTTAGCGCTTTGTCCACCACCTGCACCCGGACCACCCGTGCCTTGGCTTGGACGTGATCCCGCATAATTGCTGTTGCTGCGTGGAGCTCCGCCTTGACCTTGGCCTCCTTGGCTGTATCCTTGGCCGCCACTTGGACGTTGGCTGTTGTAGCCGCCAGTAGAACCGGCAGGACGCTGTCCACCGGTGTTGGAACCTTGATAGCCTGTACGTTGTCCTTGGCCTTGGCTAGAGCCTTGACCACTTGGACGCTGTCCGCCTGGATTGGAACCTTGATAACCAGTGCGTTGTCCGCCTTGGCTAGAGCCTTGGCCGCTTGGACGTTGGCCGCCAGGGTTAGAACCTTGATACCCTGTGCGTTGTCCACCTTGACTGCTTGGGCGTTGTCCGCCTTGTGAAGAACCTTGACCGCTTGGACGGTGGTCACGTTGCGGTTGGGAAGGACGACTCGTCGTGTTGGAAGACGTAGACTGTCCTTGCTGGGAAGTTGGTGTCACTGCACCATTGGCTGGTGTGCTGCTTGCTTGTTCTGAAACAGCTGGCTTTGAAGCCGGAGCTGCTGCACCTTTATTCTCTTGTGCTGGAGCCTGCGATGCAGGATTCTGATTCGTCGTAGATGAACTCACATTTCCTCCGTCCGTAGCTGCTCGTTTGGCAGCCGCATTGGCTTTAATATCACGAAAAAACTTTTCTACACTGCTTACTGCATCATTTTCCATTACACTCATATGGTTGTTAACGGGAATGTTTAACCGTTTGAGAATTGTAATAATCTCTTTGCTACTCATATTGAGCGTCTTCGCGTATTCATATACGCGGGTTTTGTCTTTATTGTCTTGTTTATTGGTCAATATGTTCCACCTCCGCAGGATTTTCTTGACTCTTCTGCAGCATCTGCGCGAAGCCTCCGTCCAATACACCTATGGTGACACGCATTTCTTTCCCTATGCTGCGGCCCAATTCATACTTCGTACCAATTTCCAAAAGTTTGACTCCATAAAATTGGCATTTATCTTGAAATTTCTTACGTGTATTAGCCGAGGCATCTTCCGCCATAATGACAAGTTTGGCTTCTCCCCCGCGAATCGCTTTAAACACACCTTCATCGCCGGTTACAAGCTTCCCTGCCCGCATCGCCAAGCCCAATTGAGACAGAAATTTAGGATTCATCTTGAGGTTCATCCTCCTTGGAAGAGAGGAATTCATCTTCAACACGAATGAAATCTTGCTCTAGTTGATCATAAATATCAGCGGCTACGGCATGCTTGAGTGCTCTATCCAGGGCTTTGCTTTTTTTGGCCAATTTAAAACAAGAAACTTTACCGCACAGGTAGGCACCGCGCCCAGACTTTTTTCCTTTGAGATCAATGAGAATGTCATCTTCAGGCGTTTTGACGACGCGGATCAAGTCCCTCTTAGGCATCATTTCCTGGCAGGCCACGCATTTTCTCAGAGGGATTTTTCTCTGCTTCATTCCGATCACCCCTTGCTTCAAACCAAAACCTAGTCGATACTGACGGAGTCTTGGTGCATTTCTTCTGTATAAGTTTTCACTCTGCCAAACTCTTGTTCTGCCTGTGTTTCACTCTTTATGTCAATTTTCCATCCGGTCAATTTGGCAGCTAAACGGGCATTTTGCCCTTTAATCCCAATGGCCAAAGAAAGTTGATAATCAGGCACAATGACACGTGCCATCTTTTCATTTTCATGAATTTGCACTTCAAGAACCTTGGAAGGACTAAGCGCATTAGCGACATACTCTTCCACGCTTTCCATCCATCTTACGATGTCAATTTTCTCGCCGCGCAGCTCACCAACAATCGTTTGAACGCGAAGTCCTTTGGGACCAACGCAAGATCCGACTGGGTCAACTTCATTGTTACGGGAATGAACAGCGATTTTGGAACGGAAGCCAGCTTCACGAGCCACCGAACGGATCTCCACAACGCCATCAAAGATTTCTGGAACTTCCAGCTCGAAAAGACGCTTTAACAATCCAGGATGTGTTCGTGACAAGATGATTTGAGGACCTTTGGTCGTATTCTCTACTTTCGTGATATACGCTTTGATCCGGTCGCCTTGCTTGAACTTATCTGTCGGCATGAGCTCTGTAAGCGGCAATACAGCCTCTACTTTGCCCAAATCCACGTAGATATTACGTTGATCCTGACGTTGAAGGATACCCGTAACGATATCTTCCTCTTTATCGATAAATGCGTTATAAATCAAGCCACGTTCCGCTTCGCGAATACGCTGAGTAACCACTTGTTTAGCGGTTTGTGCAGCAATTCGGCCAAAATCGCGAGGTGTCACTTCAATTTCAACAATATCATCCAATTGATAGTTCGGATTAATTTCACGTGATGCATGTACTGAAATTTCCAATCTTGGATCTAGTACTTCCTCAGTTACCGTTTTACGGGCATATACTTTAATGAGGCCTGTATGGCGATTGATATCGACGCGCACATTTTGTGCGGTGTTGAAATTACGTTTATAACTGGAAATCATCGCTGCTTCAATTGCATCGATAAGTAACTCCTTCGAGATACCCTTCTCACGTTCAATTTCCGACAGCGCTTCGATAAAATCCGTGTTCATTTGAACTGAGTCCCCCCTTTCAATAAGTAACGATTACTAGAAAACGATAGCAAGACGAGCACTTGCTACTTTAGCAAACGGAATGATGATTTTCTTTTTACCGATTTCAACAACGAGTTCTTCTTCGTCAAATGAAAGCAGTAAACCTTCAAATTCCTTGGAACCATCAATTGGTTCATAAGTGGTAACAAATACGTGACTGTTCACTGCCTTGTGATAATCTTGAGTTTTCTTGAGCGGACGTTCCGCTCCAGGTGAAGAAACTTCCAAGAAGTAGGCATCAGCGATTGGATCTTTCTCATCCAGTTGAACACTTAAGTACTCACTGATACGGCCGCAATCATCTATATCAATTCCGCCTTCCTTGTCTGCATAGACACGAAGGAACCAATTGCTGCCCTCTTTGACATATTCAATATCCACGAGTTCAAATCCATTTTGTTCAAAAAAATCTTTCAGCATGTCCTCAATGACGGATTTGATTTGTGCTTGTGTAACCACGAATACATGTACCTCCTAAATTGACTTTCCTTTGTCGTAAACCGAAAAGTCCTATATCAAAATGTAAAGAGTGGGTTTCCCCACTCTTTAATCACAAGATGATATCCTCATTATTGCCAATAAAAATTATACCATAACCATTCTTTGCATTACAATAGCAAACTTGTTAATCATTTTCACTTGACAGCTTGAGCTGAACTCTCGAAAACGGGCTAGAAAAACAGTCAATTAAAATAATGAAAGTTGGTTAGACTCCGGCAATCCGCGGAAACAGCCCATCGAAGCAAGCATCTCGATGACTGTTTTGGAAGCCTTGGAGCGATTCTGGAAATCTTCGATAGAAAGGAAGTCTCCCTCTTCTTTGGCTGCCGCGATATT
Above is a genomic segment from Paenibacillus sp. HWE-109 containing:
- the truB gene encoding tRNA pseudouridine(55) synthase TruB yields the protein MTLEGVLPVWKPAGFTSHDVVAKVRGILGIKRIGHTGTLDPQVTGVLPLCIGRATRMVEYIQDLPKEYEAVLRIGLSTDTEDMTGTITEEVSEVRLEEANVRSILESFVGEIEQVPPMYSAVKIDGKRLYELAREGKEVERKSRKVTIYRLDILRIDLQQKHPEIHFRALCSKGTYIRTLCVDIGKALGYPAVMQSLIRTSTGSIRQEKCLTFEQIAQLKAQNDLQAQMIPMDEAIAHIPSVVLTAQEAANALQGKKIVRTVTPVIRGDIEHSQSIVRAYSPDQRFLGLFEWKSASQALVPVKVFL
- a CDS encoding bifunctional riboflavin kinase/FAD synthetase, which encodes MQVIPISYPIDLDGSPLFVGEQVVAIGDFDGVHLGHQEVIGRALRTGKKLGLPTAIMTFSPHPRAVMGKDKYFELLTPMRKKMEMFASLGVSHTYIVTFDASLMRLTPEQFVDQVLHLLGVNSVICGFDFTFGYQGKGTPDSLCELSHGKFSVEVVRPFHMDGEKVSSTLIRESLHQGDIDTVTRLLGRPYSISGIVVDGEKRGRTIGFPTANLQLDESYVVPTNGVYAIKASVNGQTYNGVMNIGVKPTFTTGELKPSFEAHLFEFSEQIYGEHMNVELIAFLRPERKFSSIDELITQIKLDAEAAKMKL
- the infB gene encoding translation initiation factor IF-2 — encoded protein: MTNKQDNKDKTRVYEYAKTLNMSSKEIITILKRLNIPVNNHMSVMENDAVSSVEKFFRDIKANAAAKRAATDGGNVSSSTTNQNPASQAPAQENKGAAAPASKPAVSEQASSTPANGAVTPTSQQGQSTSSNTTSRPSQPQRDHRPSGQGSSQGGQRPSSQGGQRTGYQGSNPGGQRPSGQGSSQGGQRTGYQGSNPGGQRPSGQGSSQGQGQRTGYQGSNTGGQRPAGSTGGYNSQRPSGGQGYSQGGQGQGGAPRSNSNYAGSRPSQGTGGPGAGGGQSANSSRPQNAGPNRSAGPNRQSKPFDNRNNNQSGRPVVQEAKPQFHVGATAAELDDAAAKAGVITTKKSKPTPKRFDDNRSGGNRGPGGQNRGNQRGNNRGRYQQDTVKKEKIDNTPKKIIVRGSMTVGETAKLLHKDASEVIKKLLFLGTMATINQELDLEAIQLIASEFGVEVEIKIKVEEDNFETFEEIDDEADLLERPPVVTIMGHVDHGKTTLLDAIRKTSVTEGEAGGITQHIGAYQVEVNHKKITFLDTPGHEAFTTMRARGAQVTDITIIVVAADDGVMPQTVEAINHAKAAGVPIIVAVNKIDKEGANPDQIKQALTAYELVPEEWGGDTIFCEISAKQRIGLENLLEMILLVAEVQEYKANPNKRARATVIEAELDKGRGPVARILIQHGTLKVGDSFVAGVCFGRVRAMVNDKGKRLKEAGPSTPVEITGLTEVPQAGDPFLAYEDERKARDIAERRAVALRQSEMTANSRVTLDDLFKHIKDGEIKDLNVIIKGDVQGSVEALKSSLEKIEVEGVRVKILHNGVGAITESDIILASASNAIIIGFNVRPEVAAKATADQEKVDIRLHNIIYNVIEEIEQAMKGMLDPIFKEVVLGQAEVRNVFKITGSGTIAGCMITSGKIARNAQTRLIRSGIVVHEGKIDSLKRFKDDQKEVAQGYECGISLERYHDIKEGDIIEAFIMESVER
- the rbfA gene encoding 30S ribosome-binding factor RbfA: MARVRVGRVGEQIKKELSQIVQSELKDPRIGFITVTAVDVTNDLSLAKVFLSVMGTEEQKEATLKALSVGTGYIRSELGKRIRLRKIPELQFKFDASIDYGSHIDNLLHKLNHEGNPNV
- the rnpM gene encoding RNase P modulator RnpM; amino-acid sequence: MKQRKIPLRKCVACQEMMPKRDLIRVVKTPEDDILIDLKGKKSGRGAYLCGKVSCFKLAKKSKALDRALKHAVAADIYDQLEQDFIRVEDEFLSSKEDEPQDES
- the rimP gene encoding ribosome maturation factor RimP, with amino-acid sequence MVTQAQIKSVIEDMLKDFFEQNGFELVDIEYVKEGSNWFLRVYADKEGGIDIDDCGRISEYLSVQLDEKDPIADAYFLEVSSPGAERPLKKTQDYHKAVNSHVFVTTYEPIDGSKEFEGLLLSFDEEELVVEIGKKKIIIPFAKVASARLAIVF
- a CDS encoding L7Ae/L30e/S12e/Gadd45 family ribosomal protein, which gives rise to MNPKFLSQLGLAMRAGKLVTGDEGVFKAIRGGEAKLVIMAEDASANTRKKFQDKCQFYGVKLLEIGTKYELGRSIGKEMRVTIGVLDGGFAQMLQKSQENPAEVEHIDQ
- the nusA gene encoding transcription termination factor NusA yields the protein MNTDFIEALSEIEREKGISKELLIDAIEAAMISSYKRNFNTAQNVRVDINRHTGLIKVYARKTVTEEVLDPRLEISVHASREINPNYQLDDIVEIEVTPRDFGRIAAQTAKQVVTQRIREAERGLIYNAFIDKEEDIVTGILQRQDQRNIYVDLGKVEAVLPLTELMPTDKFKQGDRIKAYITKVENTTKGPQIILSRTHPGLLKRLFELEVPEIFDGVVEIRSVAREAGFRSKIAVHSRNNEVDPVGSCVGPKGLRVQTIVGELRGEKIDIVRWMESVEEYVANALSPSKVLEVQIHENEKMARVIVPDYQLSLAIGIKGQNARLAAKLTGWKIDIKSETQAEQEFGRVKTYTEEMHQDSVSID
- a CDS encoding DHH family phosphoesterase, which produces MSSGMNHAPEYSQQLAAAAAFIEQHDEFLVVSHIQPDGDAASSTYAMGWILTQRGKSFSMINEGAMPSKFSYLWGSDQVLDYSQAKPNKMFQTIISVDCADFSRIGRISTLFDDQAQLLNIDHHPTNDNFGSCHLIKHDAAATVQILYDLAIYMGLQPDLTFGDCIYTGLLTDTGGFRYSNTSPEVMQMGATLLALGVRGAEIAEQVLERVTYSQIVLLQKALSTLSFANDRKLAWLAVSLSDLEQTGASSDDLDGLVNYPRNVEGVEVGMLFKEKSVGVIKVSLRSSGLVDVAAIAQSLGGGGHVRASGCTIHGTLDEAVAKMVQEVGSKLI